CAAAGATTAGCTCTAACAAGTTGAAGATAATCACCTCTTGTTAACTGATTGCCAATCTGTTTTGCTAAATCCACGCAAACTGGTGGCAAGCCAAGATTGAGTCTTATAAGTAATCGATTAACTCGTTCTTCTAAGTCAAGGATAGGATGAAGAATACTGGCAATTTGAGAAACTGTAGGTAACAAATCACTCGTTCGTGCTGCAATATCTCGGATTGCCCCTGCTGCACCTCCTGGTGAACCACCAAATTGAGTTAAAGCAGCTTCAATGTCACTTATGCTTCTCTGTGTAACAAAAAAGAGGCAGGCAATTGCTTTTTTGGCTCTTAAGGTTGCTTGATGAGGCATCACTGTATTTTGAGCAAGTTTATTGAGCAGGCTTAAAGGTACGTTCTGTCTCTGTAGCTCCTGCCTCCAAAATAAAGGTTCTTTATTCGTACTGCGTCGGTTAATTGGAAAAAGCATTTGATCTAGCTCTACAGTTAACTGCACAGCAGTTAGCAAAGTTGGCTCATGAATTGAGTCTGGGTCCAAACCAGCTAGAGCATTAATAATCCGAATAATTGATTCAACCTCTACTCCAGCCTGCCCCGTTAACTGTCCAAGTGCAGTTAGACAATAGAATCCGTTCTCATTTTGCTCCACAAGGCCATGAGTCAGTAAGCTCTGAATTGCCTCTATGATTTGTGAGCGGCTCCATTGCCAATGTTGTGAAGCCTGAGTTTGCTGGAATGCTCCAAAACTAGCTTCTAAAAATTCAGTAATATCCTCAGCACTAATACCACGCTTCACAATCTGCTGAACGGATGTGAGTACACGAATAATCAATGATCTTGGATCAGTTGTAGTACTGAGAAAACGAGATACAAGATCTTCTGGCTCACCTTCAACATAACGTTGCCAGAGATAATGCTGATCATGAGGTGTCAATGCTAAAAGATAGGATGTACCCTTTTCTGCATATCCTAGACGTCCTGCTCGTCCTACTAAATTTTTATATTCTGCAATTGAGTAAGGTTTTTTGCTGTTGTTTGGAGCAGGATGATTCAGTCCCACAACGATAATGGATGAAGCAGGTGTATTAATACCCATTGCTAAAGTTGTAGTAGCAGCGATTACACGCAGAGTTGTATCTTCTGCGCGAAAGTGTTCTTCAACTACACGTCTTTCATCGGGTGCAAGCTCACTGGTATGAAAAGCAATTCCACTTTGGAGAACAGCGTGTAGATCCTCTGAAGCTTTAGAACGATCTCCACCTGGTAAAGCAGCCAGAGCTTCCTGTGCGGAGGGTAAGTTTAATGCTCTAGCCAAATACTGGGCGCATCCTCTAGCTTCTCCTTTCGTTTCCCGAAACACAATTACTTGCTGCCCTTCACTTACCAACTTTTGAACTAATGGAATAACCCAGTCCTGGCTCGTTCCTTTGTGCTTTAAAGGGAGGATAAGAGGCTCTGTTATATGTTTTTTACCTAATATACCGTCAATAAAATGAAAGCTTCCATCTCTTAGCAGTAAACCCTCATCTAGTGGAATAGGGCGCTCATTACGTCTGAGTAAGCGTGCTCCAAGCCAACGCTCCAGTCCGCTGGTGTCACCGATAACCGCAGAAAGAGCTATGATTTGAGGATTAATCCCATGTTGACGTTGTACTCGTAACAGCGTCAGTATAAATTCTAGATTAACTCCACGAGATTCATCTGCAATCATTTGCACTTCATCAACAACAATGGTTCCGACCTGATTCAGAATATGAGGATTGCTCAGAACAATTGCAGCAAACTTTTCATAAGTCATCAGGCACAAATCATACTGACCACGCAGTAGCGGCGTAATGTCGTCTGTTTCCCC
This portion of the Trichocoleus desertorum ATA4-8-CV12 genome encodes:
- a CDS encoding DEAD/DEAH box helicase; the protein is MAFYGLFVGIDRYASPSISWLNCAKRDAIALHALFTDAFGGETTLLVDQDATCSAIQEQLTKLSLCDYDDVVVVTFSGHGSETHQLVTYDTEIYDVENTSIALERLSELVCSIPTRHLICVLDCCFSGGIGAKVLHVETTARGLKSTENLLLELSGEGRLILTASSATEPAYENTRYGHGLLTYHLLEALQGAEEVQQAGKLPVYQLLDFVTKRVIDASTQLGQTQHPTVRGQFEGELLWPIFKPGKCYFAAFPERAQTQVTTDIYSLETYGFPTELLRLWASNIPSLNSLQIDAINEYKILEGENLVVSAPTSSGKTMIGELAALKGALERRRGLFLLPLKALVNDKLRSFIKVYGAFGILTIAATGETDDITPLLRGQYDLCLMTYEKFAAIVLSNPHILNQVGTIVVDEVQMIADESRGVNLEFILTLLRVQRQHGINPQIIALSAVIGDTSGLERWLGARLLRRNERPIPLDEGLLLRDGSFHFIDGILGKKHITEPLILPLKHKGTSQDWVIPLVQKLVSEGQQVIVFRETKGEARGCAQYLARALNLPSAQEALAALPGGDRSKASEDLHAVLQSGIAFHTSELAPDERRVVEEHFRAEDTTLRVIAATTTLAMGINTPASSIIVVGLNHPAPNNSKKPYSIAEYKNLVGRAGRLGYAEKGTSYLLALTPHDQHYLWQRYVEGEPEDLVSRFLSTTTDPRSLIIRVLTSVQQIVKRGISAEDITEFLEASFGAFQQTQASQHWQWSRSQIIEAIQSLLTHGLVEQNENGFYCLTALGQLTGQAGVEVESIIRIINALAGLDPDSIHEPTLLTAVQLTVELDQMLFPINRRSTNKEPLFWRQELQRQNVPLSLLNKLAQNTVMPHQATLRAKKAIACLFFVTQRSISDIEAALTQFGGSPGGAAGAIRDIAARTSDLLPTVSQIASILHPILDLEERVNRLLIRLNLGLPPVCVDLAKQIGNQLTRGDYLQLVRANLCRIEAIESSDDSDLLICLSNDHEKLKALRQAVKSYYQHQRTQVSTETLLDPFEV